The sequence below is a genomic window from Salicibibacter cibarius.
AGGGCCAATTACCGTTGAAATACCCATTAATTATCAGTCGGCGATAATTACAAAAAATAATTATATGGAAAATACACGAACCTTTGGAAACCCTCAGGACATATCATTATCTATTGTGAAAAAAATCCGTGCAGCGAAACGGCCAGTTCTATGGACAGGTAGCGGTGCAATTGCCTCAGATGCTGCAGAGCAAGTAACGGAACTTGCAGAATTAATTGGGGCGCCAGTTATTACGAGTCAAGCAGGTAAAGGGATTATACCCGAAGACCATCCTCTTTGTATAGGCCATTTTGCATCTTATCCAGAAGTTCAGAGGCTTTTAAAAGAGGCAGACTTGCTCATTAGTATTGGCATTCGTTTTCGTAGCAATGAAACAGCTTCATGGAAAGTAGAAATTCCGAAAGAGCATATTTCAATAGATATCGATCAAAACGCGATCAATCGCAATTATGAATGCACACACTCGATTATTGGTGATGCAAAGGATATTGTTGATCAATTACTCACCCATTTACATCAAGAATCAAATGAAAAATTACATGAATATAGACATGAAGTAGAAAATGTACGTAATCAAGTTCGTCAAAGCTTGCGTAGCACACTTGGCCCTTATGAACAGTTTGTTGACGCTATGAACGATATTCTCCCTGATAATGCCATTCTCGTTCGAGATGTTACTGTTCCTGCAAACGTATGGGGTAGTCGCTTAGTTGATATTTCTAAACCAAGGACTTCTATTCATGCGTCAGGGGGAGGTATTGGCCAAGGTTTACCAACAGCAATTGGTGCTCACTTTGGAGAAAAAAATCGATCGGTTGTATTAATGGCTGGCGATGGCGGATTTATGGTAAACGTTGGGGAAATGTCCACAGCAGTTCAAGAAAATCTTCCCCTTGTAGTTTTGCTATTTGATGATGGTGGTTATGG
It includes:
- a CDS encoding thiamine pyrophosphate-binding protein produces the protein MNKDVETEFIVADAIVEELVKSGVEVVFGIVSIHNMPIYDAIKRDGSIYCVTARGESGAVNMADGYARTTGKLGVVITSTGTGAGNGAGSLVEAWNAGAPVLHLTGEVSSSYLGMENGYIHQCKDQHSMMKGACKNAHLLKKPNQIYPFIRQAINQALTPPQGPITVEIPINYQSAIITKNNYMENTRTFGNPQDISLSIVKKIRAAKRPVLWTGSGAIASDAAEQVTELAELIGAPVITSQAGKGIIPEDHPLCIGHFASYPEVQRLLKEADLLISIGIRFRSNETASWKVEIPKEHISIDIDQNAINRNYECTHSIIGDAKDIVDQLLTHLHQESNEKLHEYRHEVENVRNQVRQSLRSTLGPYEQFVDAMNDILPDNAILVRDVTVPANVWGSRLVDISKPRTSIHASGGGIGQGLPTAIGAHFGEKNRSVVLMAGDGGFMVNVGEMSTAVQENLPLVVLLFDDGGYGVLRSIQNNAYGRQVAVDLNSPDFVSLARSMGFTAMKIRSANDFTLKLSESIKSKKPTLLMIDMQAVGPMAKPFEGPPGAAEAFQPKKI